A genomic region of Gimesia chilikensis contains the following coding sequences:
- a CDS encoding anaerobic glycerol-3-phosphate dehydrogenase subunit C — translation MDRQQQRIAEDLSSLIAGDVRCDPVSLSIYSSDASLYQLPPLCVAYPRDREDMIAIARYASEMHIPIIPRGAGTGLVGDAIGTGIVIDCSRFMTGFELLNDNLVLVQPGVVHARLNRYLKPLGLYFPPDPSNTEVTTVGSMLAIDAAGSRAIRVGSTRDHVNRIEVVLADGTCFDVGNESLSILNQPVAGSSTSLLSEPSPEVRGEQARRTILSKMSKLLTDNAQLIQEKQRTGIPNCSGYFLKGIKSRDHLNLARMLVGSEGTLGLFTSAILHVSPLPAHRGVALLLFGDLSSAIKAVQTITHEQPSACDLLDRRLLSLARDADPRFASLISPAAEAALLVEQVGFSDAQVQQRLHNVTLAVKNINSRVVVAMETHQPDEVDFLWSLPQKVVPSLSRLPGESRPQPFVEDIAVPPERLNEFSQKAQKVFQRHEVTATFYAHAASGQIHLRPFLPALTEQNAPILESIARDLYQTVFSVNGTISGEHGDGLARTAFLRSQYGDLYRVFREVKDIFDPSNLLNPGKIINDDPHVTIRNLRPVPEKFPELIDLQLGWTPQELQNEASRCNGCGSCRRQDDGSRMCPVFRIEPVEEASPRAKANLFRGLLSGAIHPNELSSQDTKRLADTCVNCKQCVLDCPSSVNIPQMAIEAKAAYVSANGLDHTDWILSRAHSFGALGSTLSMAANWAINNSTARWVMEKMMGIHRHRKLPLFSRRSFLRSVPRKLTKRPRPGSDPDLVIFFVDYYANYHDPELAHALLAILQHNQIPVYIPPLQLASGMAMVSAGDLIAARSLARENIQILSEFAREGHRIVCTEPAAAICLKQEYPMLVPGEDSEVIASQVLEAGEYLWERRESGRLRTDFGRLAMELDYHTPCHIKALSSRSALKELLALIPELQVNTIEKGCSGMAGTYGLARETFETSKQIGQELIDHMKITNVHAGATECSSCKMQMEQESAIPTIHPIKLLALSYGLMPELERSLQPQKKKLVVS, via the coding sequence TTGGACCGTCAACAGCAACGAATCGCAGAAGATCTCTCCAGCCTGATTGCAGGTGATGTGCGATGCGATCCGGTGTCGTTGTCTATTTACTCGAGCGATGCCAGCCTCTACCAGCTGCCTCCCCTCTGTGTCGCCTACCCCCGCGATCGTGAGGATATGATCGCCATCGCCCGGTATGCCTCTGAGATGCATATCCCCATCATTCCTCGTGGTGCAGGAACGGGCCTGGTTGGAGATGCGATCGGCACCGGAATTGTAATTGACTGCTCGCGGTTCATGACCGGATTTGAACTGCTCAATGACAATCTGGTTCTGGTCCAGCCCGGCGTGGTTCATGCACGTCTCAATCGCTATCTCAAGCCGCTGGGCCTCTATTTCCCTCCGGATCCATCCAATACAGAGGTCACGACAGTCGGCAGCATGCTGGCGATTGATGCTGCTGGCTCCCGCGCAATTCGCGTCGGCTCGACCCGCGATCATGTCAATCGCATTGAAGTCGTGTTGGCAGACGGAACCTGCTTTGATGTGGGGAACGAAAGTCTGTCGATTCTCAATCAGCCTGTCGCCGGTTCAAGTACTTCTCTACTCAGTGAACCGTCCCCTGAAGTACGTGGCGAACAGGCCCGACGGACAATTCTAAGTAAAATGTCGAAGCTGCTCACCGATAACGCCCAGCTCATTCAGGAGAAGCAGCGTACCGGAATTCCCAACTGCAGCGGCTACTTTCTCAAAGGGATTAAATCGAGGGATCACCTCAACCTGGCGCGGATGCTCGTGGGATCCGAAGGAACACTCGGGCTATTCACATCGGCGATTCTGCACGTTTCTCCGTTACCCGCTCATCGAGGTGTGGCGCTGCTTCTGTTCGGAGATCTCTCCTCTGCGATCAAGGCCGTGCAGACCATCACCCATGAGCAACCCTCGGCGTGTGACTTGCTTGACCGTCGCCTGTTGTCGCTGGCGCGGGACGCTGATCCCCGTTTCGCGTCACTGATCTCACCCGCAGCAGAAGCGGCACTGCTCGTAGAGCAGGTAGGCTTCAGTGATGCCCAGGTTCAGCAGCGTCTGCACAACGTAACGCTGGCTGTGAAAAACATTAACTCCCGCGTGGTGGTGGCGATGGAAACCCATCAGCCGGACGAGGTCGATTTCCTCTGGTCGCTGCCTCAAAAAGTAGTGCCTTCGCTCAGTCGTCTCCCAGGCGAGTCCCGACCGCAGCCCTTTGTCGAAGATATCGCGGTGCCTCCGGAACGGCTCAATGAGTTCTCACAGAAAGCGCAGAAAGTCTTTCAACGCCACGAGGTGACCGCCACATTTTACGCGCACGCCGCCTCGGGGCAGATTCACCTGAGGCCCTTTCTGCCTGCTCTGACCGAGCAGAATGCCCCCATCTTGGAAAGCATTGCCCGCGACCTCTACCAGACGGTCTTTTCCGTTAACGGAACCATCAGTGGAGAGCATGGCGACGGCCTGGCACGCACGGCGTTCCTCCGTTCCCAGTACGGCGATCTGTATCGTGTCTTCCGCGAAGTCAAAGATATCTTCGATCCCAGTAACCTGCTCAATCCCGGCAAGATCATCAACGATGATCCGCATGTGACGATTCGCAACCTGCGTCCCGTGCCTGAAAAGTTTCCCGAGCTGATCGACCTGCAGTTGGGCTGGACTCCCCAGGAACTGCAGAATGAGGCCAGTCGCTGTAACGGCTGTGGTTCCTGTCGTCGTCAGGATGACGGTTCCCGCATGTGTCCCGTCTTTCGGATTGAACCTGTCGAAGAAGCTTCACCCCGTGCCAAGGCCAACCTGTTTCGCGGTCTGCTCTCGGGAGCCATTCATCCCAATGAGCTCTCCTCCCAGGATACCAAGCGACTCGCGGATACCTGCGTGAACTGCAAGCAGTGCGTGCTCGACTGTCCTTCCTCGGTGAATATTCCGCAGATGGCCATCGAAGCCAAGGCGGCATACGTTTCTGCGAATGGACTCGACCACACAGACTGGATTCTCTCCCGCGCCCATTCCTTCGGTGCACTGGGCAGTACTCTTTCTATGGCTGCCAACTGGGCGATCAATAATTCGACGGCCCGCTGGGTCATGGAAAAGATGATGGGCATACATCGGCACCGAAAGTTGCCCCTGTTTTCCCGCAGATCGTTTCTGCGGTCGGTCCCACGCAAACTGACGAAACGACCCCGGCCGGGAAGCGATCCTGACCTTGTGATCTTTTTCGTCGATTACTACGCCAACTACCATGATCCAGAACTCGCACATGCCCTGTTGGCCATTCTGCAACATAACCAGATTCCGGTCTACATTCCGCCCCTGCAGCTGGCTTCTGGCATGGCGATGGTGTCGGCAGGAGATCTGATCGCGGCCCGTAGTCTGGCCAGGGAAAACATTCAGATCCTGAGCGAATTCGCCCGCGAAGGGCATCGCATCGTCTGTACCGAGCCGGCAGCGGCCATCTGTCTTAAGCAGGAATATCCGATGCTGGTCCCCGGCGAAGATAGCGAGGTAATCGCGAGCCAGGTGCTGGAAGCGGGAGAATATCTCTGGGAGCGGCGTGAGTCAGGTCGACTGAGGACCGATTTCGGGCGGCTGGCGATGGAACTGGATTATCATACCCCCTGTCATATCAAGGCTTTATCGTCGCGGTCTGCACTGAAAGAGCTTCTCGCTTTGATTCCTGAGCTGCAGGTGAATACAATTGAAAAAGGTTGCTCGGGGATGGCTGGTACTTACGGCCTGGCCCGGGAAACCTTTGAGACTTCCAAGCAGATCGGTCAGGAGTTGATCGATCATATGAAAATAACGAATGTTCACGCGGGTGCGACGGAGTGCAGCAGCTGTAAAATGCAAATGGAGCAGGAATCTGCGATTCCCACCATTCATCCGATCAAACTACTGGCGCTTTCTTATGGGCTCATGCCAGAACTCGAACGGTCTTTGCAGCCGCAGAAGAAAAAACTGGTCGTATCATGA
- a CDS encoding molybdenum cofactor biosynthesis protein MoaE, which yields MPDSIAIVEEPIDYTALTEQVRSNACGAVVLFMGTVREMTQGKQTVALDYEAYPEMAYKTMQQLIDEARAKWDVHLIGIEHRIGHLTLGEISVAIAVSSAHRSEAFEAGRFLIDRLKEIVPIWKKENWADGTTEWEHPGITAE from the coding sequence ATGCCCGACTCGATTGCGATTGTAGAAGAACCGATTGACTACACTGCCCTGACCGAACAGGTCCGTTCGAATGCCTGTGGGGCCGTGGTGCTGTTCATGGGAACGGTCCGGGAAATGACCCAGGGCAAGCAGACCGTCGCGCTCGACTACGAAGCGTACCCGGAGATGGCTTATAAAACGATGCAGCAGTTGATCGACGAAGCCCGCGCGAAATGGGACGTGCATTTAATCGGCATTGAGCATCGCATCGGGCATCTGACGCTGGGAGAAATCAGCGTGGCGATCGCTGTCAGCTCGGCTCATCGCAGTGAGGCGTTCGAGGCGGGGCGGTTCCTGATTGATCGACTGAAAGAAATCGTTCCCATCTGGAAAAAAGAGAACTGGGCCGACGGGACCACGGAATGGGAACATCCGGGGATCACGGCAGAATAA
- a CDS encoding aminotransferase class V-fold PLP-dependent enzyme → MNEQLIYLDNAATSYPKPDTVYTAIDEYNRHCGAPVGRGAYRKSVEVQSDVDQCRKLAAEVLGASRPEELSFTFNGTDSLNTVIHGLLRPGDHVITSDVEHNSVLRPLQTLKHRWGLEVTHIPANAESVVDPLAFKQALRKNTRLIILNHASNVTGSIQPIDEVGEIAREAGVLFLVDAAQSVGHLPLNVSAQPIDFLACPGHKGLLGPLGTGLVYIRAELAEQVESLKQGGTGTSSEEETQPMTQPDKYEAGNHNTPGLVGLKAALEYLQDRGLEDIRRHEQELTGCLLEGFRSLSGFEVPGPQEVADRVGVVSLINQAVEPQVLASILDENFGIQVRAGLHCAPRIHDSIRSAEWGGTIRFSPGPFTTLSQIETTLSAMQELAVSFSV, encoded by the coding sequence ATGAACGAGCAGCTGATCTATCTGGATAACGCGGCGACCAGCTATCCCAAGCCGGATACAGTTTACACCGCCATCGATGAATACAATCGCCACTGCGGTGCACCTGTCGGCCGGGGGGCCTATCGAAAATCGGTCGAGGTACAATCTGATGTCGATCAGTGCCGCAAGCTGGCAGCCGAAGTCCTGGGGGCGAGCCGACCTGAAGAATTAAGCTTCACGTTTAATGGCACCGATAGTCTCAACACAGTGATTCACGGTCTGCTCCGCCCTGGCGATCATGTCATTACATCCGATGTTGAGCACAATTCCGTGCTCCGTCCCTTACAGACTCTGAAACATCGCTGGGGACTGGAAGTCACGCATATCCCCGCGAATGCAGAGTCGGTTGTCGATCCGCTCGCTTTTAAACAGGCACTCCGCAAAAATACTCGGCTCATCATTTTGAACCATGCTTCGAATGTCACCGGCAGCATTCAACCCATTGATGAAGTGGGGGAGATCGCTCGCGAGGCGGGAGTACTCTTTCTGGTCGACGCTGCACAGTCTGTCGGGCATCTCCCTTTGAACGTTTCCGCTCAGCCGATCGACTTTCTGGCCTGTCCCGGCCATAAGGGGTTACTGGGACCCTTGGGAACAGGGCTGGTTTATATCCGGGCCGAACTGGCGGAGCAGGTCGAAAGCCTGAAGCAGGGCGGGACAGGAACCAGTAGCGAAGAAGAGACTCAGCCTATGACCCAACCCGATAAATATGAAGCGGGCAACCACAACACTCCCGGGCTGGTTGGTTTAAAAGCTGCACTGGAATACCTGCAGGACAGAGGCCTTGAGGATATCAGGCGGCACGAACAGGAGTTGACGGGGTGTCTTTTGGAAGGCTTTCGTTCTCTCTCTGGCTTTGAAGTACCCGGACCGCAGGAGGTAGCAGACCGTGTGGGGGTGGTCAGCCTGATCAATCAGGCGGTGGAACCACAGGTGCTGGCATCGATTCTTGATGAAAACTTCGGGATTCAGGTTCGAGCCGGTCTGCACTGTGCTCCGCGCATTCATGACTCAATTCGTTCCGCAGAGTGGGGGGGCACGATTCGCTTCAGTCCCGGGCCTTTTACAACACTGTCCCAGATTGAGACAACGCTCTCTGCCATGCAGGAGCTGGCTGTTTCTTTTTCAGTCTGA
- a CDS encoding ornithine cyclodeaminase family protein produces the protein MAALYISEDDVRSLMDMEKSILITHKVFKEIASGRVMNAPRQRVRAPGVMLHTMSAANEYLNYVGWKAYTTTKESARFHVAIYDQESGEMRALIEADFLGQLRTGAASAVATEFMARPDSKVVGLFGSGLQARTQLQAICMTRKIEFVQVYSRNYENCSRFAEEMTELCDVEVSACHTPDETAAEKDIVICATTAKAPLFDGRVLDEGTHLNVIGSNHRSRREIDRTTIKRADVIVCDDIEQCKIEAGDFMQPVDEGITDWRLMHNLSEIVAERETGRATDDQVTLFKSVGIAAEDVAMGVQVYEYALEEGLGVDLPF, from the coding sequence ATGGCGGCTCTCTATATCTCCGAAGACGATGTCCGTTCCCTGATGGACATGGAGAAATCCATTCTCATCACGCACAAGGTTTTCAAAGAAATCGCAAGCGGGCGCGTGATGAATGCCCCTCGGCAACGGGTGCGGGCACCAGGCGTCATGCTGCATACCATGTCTGCCGCCAATGAATATCTGAACTACGTCGGCTGGAAAGCGTACACAACCACCAAAGAGTCAGCCCGCTTCCACGTGGCGATCTACGATCAGGAATCGGGTGAGATGCGGGCCTTGATCGAAGCCGATTTTCTCGGCCAGCTGCGCACCGGCGCAGCCAGTGCTGTCGCTACCGAATTCATGGCTCGCCCGGATTCCAAAGTCGTCGGCCTGTTTGGTTCCGGTCTGCAGGCACGCACTCAATTGCAGGCCATCTGTATGACCCGTAAGATTGAGTTCGTGCAAGTCTATTCGCGCAACTACGAAAACTGCAGCCGCTTCGCTGAAGAAATGACCGAACTCTGTGATGTCGAAGTCAGTGCCTGTCATACCCCTGACGAGACGGCAGCCGAGAAAGACATTGTGATCTGTGCCACCACTGCCAAAGCACCTTTGTTTGATGGACGCGTTCTGGATGAAGGGACGCATTTGAATGTCATCGGATCGAATCATCGCAGCCGCCGCGAGATTGACCGCACGACGATTAAACGGGCCGATGTGATCGTCTGTGATGACATCGAACAGTGTAAGATCGAAGCTGGCGACTTCATGCAGCCGGTCGACGAAGGAATCACTGACTGGCGGCTGATGCACAATCTCTCAGAGATTGTCGCCGAACGCGAAACCGGTCGGGCTACCGACGATCAGGTAACTCTGTTTAAGTCGGTGGGCATCGCTGCCGAAGATGTTGCGATGGGCGTTCAGGTTTATGAATATGCACTGGAAGAAGGGCTCGGCGTCGATCTGCCGTTCTAA
- the mazG gene encoding nucleoside triphosphate pyrophosphohydrolase, with the protein MTDSVPPARSENTQGSSAPLPGTPPDYSILTPAFEKLCDVIARLRSPEGCPWDRAQTLETIKPYTLEETYELLEAIDSGNDQHIIEELGDLLLQIVLDSQIAADEGRFDLTHVVDRLTRKMIERHPHVFGDVSAETPDEVRKNWDQIKDQEKQRRSIFDGLPEALPALARASRVAEKAAKVGYDFPHRDMLFDKLREEIQELADELFYDGRLPETPATVEAEVIADQELDDPELQARVEGELGDILFVVANIARRWKINPEEALRKSNRKFQARVQKIEQALETEGRSIQEATLHEMEAIYQAVKQQERAQR; encoded by the coding sequence ATGACAGATTCTGTCCCCCCAGCCCGATCCGAGAACACCCAGGGTAGCTCTGCTCCCCTGCCGGGTACTCCTCCCGATTATAGCATTCTAACCCCCGCCTTTGAAAAGCTTTGCGACGTGATTGCCCGACTGCGATCGCCGGAAGGCTGCCCCTGGGACCGGGCACAGACGCTGGAAACGATCAAACCTTATACCCTGGAGGAGACCTACGAACTGCTGGAAGCCATCGATTCGGGTAATGATCAGCATATCATCGAGGAACTCGGGGACCTGCTGCTGCAGATTGTACTCGACTCACAGATCGCGGCGGACGAAGGTCGCTTTGATTTGACTCATGTGGTTGACCGCCTGACCCGCAAGATGATTGAACGTCATCCGCATGTGTTCGGTGATGTGAGTGCCGAAACGCCGGATGAAGTCCGCAAAAACTGGGACCAGATCAAAGACCAGGAAAAACAGCGACGCTCGATCTTTGATGGCCTGCCCGAGGCACTGCCGGCATTGGCCCGAGCATCGCGGGTCGCGGAGAAAGCGGCCAAGGTGGGTTATGATTTTCCTCACCGCGACATGTTGTTTGATAAGCTGCGGGAAGAAATCCAGGAACTGGCAGACGAACTGTTTTATGATGGACGACTGCCTGAAACACCTGCCACCGTGGAAGCGGAAGTCATTGCGGACCAGGAACTGGACGATCCGGAGTTACAGGCCCGGGTGGAAGGCGAACTGGGAGACATCCTGTTTGTGGTCGCGAACATTGCCCGTCGCTGGAAGATCAACCCGGAAGAAGCCCTGCGAAAAAGTAACCGTAAGTTTCAGGCGCGGGTCCAGAAAATCGAACAGGCCCTGGAAACGGAAGGCCGCTCAATACAGGAAGCGACTTTGCACGAGATGGAAGCCATCTACCAGGCAGTCAAGCAGCAGGAACGTGCACAGCGCTGA
- the moaA gene encoding GTP 3',8-cyclase MoaA translates to MELQNQLIDSFGRAHNNLRISVTDRCNIRCFYCMPSEDVQFVHRSKILSFEEIVRFVRLVAPLGVNKIRLTGGEPLVRKNIPELVKMIADIPGIQDIGITTNGILLPQYAQALFDAGLKRINISLDALNAQKFQEITRRDDYEKVREGIRAAHAAGFDPVKINAVSIRNLTEDEIVPFGQLARETGAEIRFIEFMPLDADNKWERDKVLFAQEIRDILTQGIMPLVPVEQTDKSAPASDFVFEDGVGRIGFIASISNPFCMSCNRFRLTADGKLRNCLFSLDETDIRKLFRTDAPDEEVIDAVKKSIAAKKEGHEINTARFIQPDRPMYSIGG, encoded by the coding sequence ATGGAACTGCAGAACCAGCTCATCGATTCATTCGGACGGGCACATAACAACCTGAGAATCAGCGTTACCGATCGCTGTAATATCCGCTGCTTTTACTGCATGCCTTCGGAAGATGTCCAGTTCGTCCACCGCAGCAAGATCTTGTCTTTTGAAGAAATCGTACGTTTCGTGCGACTGGTGGCCCCGCTCGGAGTCAATAAAATCCGCCTGACCGGGGGAGAGCCCCTGGTGCGCAAAAACATTCCCGAATTGGTCAAGATGATCGCCGACATCCCTGGTATTCAGGATATCGGGATCACGACCAACGGCATTCTGTTGCCTCAATACGCGCAAGCTCTGTTCGATGCGGGACTCAAACGAATCAACATCAGTCTGGACGCGTTAAACGCTCAGAAATTCCAGGAGATCACCCGACGGGACGATTACGAGAAAGTGCGGGAAGGGATTCGTGCTGCTCATGCTGCTGGGTTTGATCCCGTAAAAATCAATGCTGTCTCGATTCGCAATCTCACTGAAGATGAGATTGTTCCCTTTGGGCAACTGGCCCGGGAAACCGGTGCGGAAATCCGCTTCATCGAATTCATGCCCCTTGATGCCGACAACAAATGGGAACGCGACAAGGTTCTGTTCGCACAGGAGATCCGCGACATTCTCACGCAGGGGATCATGCCGCTGGTACCTGTTGAGCAGACGGACAAAAGTGCCCCCGCGTCTGACTTCGTGTTTGAAGACGGCGTCGGGCGGATTGGTTTTATCGCCTCGATCAGTAACCCCTTCTGCATGAGCTGCAACCGGTTTCGCCTGACAGCGGACGGCAAGTTAAGAAACTGCCTTTTCAGCCTGGATGAAACTGATATCCGCAAACTCTTCCGTACAGATGCTCCCGATGAGGAAGTCATCGACGCCGTGAAAAAGAGCATCGCTGCCAAAAAAGAGGGGCACGAAATCAATACCGCCCGTTTCATCCAGCCCGATCGTCCCATGTATTCCATCGGAGGCTGA
- a CDS encoding alpha/beta hydrolase family protein — MFRKLCSVALMLAWGLSGSQTLTAAEKSPEAQPADNPVLKQIEVKSTLDQSMQPSLIWAPKSAKSSPTPLFVFLHSWSGNYKQNNAKWLKEAQQRGWIYLHPNFRGVNQQPEACGSRLARQDILDAIDFVIQHYDVDQSRIYLAGSSGGGHMTMLMVGHHPDRFSAASAWVGISDLADWYRFHVKDGKPQRYAQMILKSLTAKPGISKKVDAQYRDRSPLYWIANATDVPLDLNAGVTDGQTGSVPFMHTLKAYNQLAKKNNSPLITDAEMQQLWDQGKLTKPQSADETPDETYGRDIHLRRKSGQARVTIFEGGHEGLPEPACAWLSQQSRDTSSFGKGSD; from the coding sequence ATGTTCCGAAAATTATGTTCCGTCGCCCTGATGCTGGCCTGGGGTTTGTCTGGCAGTCAGACATTGACCGCTGCAGAAAAGTCGCCTGAGGCACAGCCGGCGGACAATCCGGTCCTCAAGCAGATCGAAGTCAAAAGCACGCTGGATCAAAGTATGCAGCCGTCACTCATCTGGGCGCCGAAGTCTGCGAAATCCAGTCCCACCCCATTGTTTGTATTCCTGCATTCCTGGAGTGGCAATTATAAGCAGAACAACGCCAAGTGGCTCAAAGAGGCACAACAACGCGGATGGATTTACCTGCATCCCAACTTCCGGGGCGTTAATCAGCAGCCGGAGGCCTGTGGTTCACGACTGGCTCGACAGGACATTCTCGATGCGATCGACTTTGTTATTCAACACTACGATGTCGATCAGTCGCGAATCTACCTGGCGGGTTCTTCGGGGGGCGGACACATGACAATGCTCATGGTTGGTCATCATCCGGATCGTTTCTCTGCCGCCTCGGCCTGGGTCGGCATCAGTGATCTCGCAGACTGGTATCGCTTCCATGTCAAAGATGGGAAACCCCAGCGGTATGCCCAGATGATTCTCAAGTCGCTGACTGCCAAACCGGGAATCAGTAAAAAGGTGGATGCCCAGTATCGTGACCGTTCCCCTCTGTACTGGATTGCGAATGCAACTGATGTCCCGCTGGATCTCAACGCCGGTGTGACTGATGGCCAGACCGGTTCCGTACCTTTCATGCACACACTGAAAGCCTACAACCAGTTGGCGAAAAAGAATAACAGCCCCTTGATCACTGATGCCGAAATGCAACAATTGTGGGACCAGGGCAAGCTCACGAAGCCTCAGTCTGCTGATGAGACCCCTGACGAAACCTACGGCCGCGATATTCATCTCCGTCGCAAGTCGGGGCAGGCCCGCGTCACCATTTTTGAAGGGGGGCATGAAGGGTTACCGGAACCAGCCTGCGCCTGGCTGTCGCAGCAGTCTCGTGATACTTCGAGCTTTGGAAAAGGGTCGGACTGA
- a CDS encoding MoaD/ThiS family protein, translating into MTASSIQVRLFARARELAGSETISVKAVDNMTVAGLRSAIAEQYPELQSLSGQLFIAIDNAYAGEEQSLTAEQEIACFPPVSGG; encoded by the coding sequence ATGACAGCCTCATCCATTCAGGTCCGATTATTTGCCCGTGCCCGGGAACTGGCCGGCAGTGAGACTATCAGCGTCAAAGCCGTTGACAACATGACGGTAGCCGGGTTGCGGTCTGCCATTGCAGAACAGTATCCCGAACTGCAGTCCTTGAGCGGTCAACTGTTTATCGCCATCGACAATGCCTATGCAGGCGAAGAGCAGTCACTCACCGCAGAACAGGAAATCGCCTGTTTCCCGCCGGTAAGCGGTGGTTGA
- a CDS encoding GspE/PulE family protein — translation MADDWMQQLVDDGYLGPAQLDEASSLASSMGISPGEALVKLGYVGAEVIAQAQASMYGYEFVELEGLEIPQSVIELVPESMARENTVIPVGMRGDSLQIALHDPMKYEVLDKLRFIINRDIDVVMAPIEAIQAAINRHYGQSETESVDTMLKEFTETQIDITATELATSTSVEEEDESAPVIRLANLIISEAVNMRASDIHVEPFEDRIRIRYRIDGSLIERDSPPRRLLSALVSRFKIMAKMDIAEKRRPQDGRIKTTISGKDYDLRVSILPTNHGQAVVMRILDRDNIKVGIRNLGFSEENYRRFQTIIRRPNGIFLVTGPTGSGKTTTLYSALGELNRPDRKIITAEDPVEYYLPGINQVEVKHSIGLDFSRIIRAMLRQAPNVILVGEIRDVETAEMAIQASLTGHLVFSTLHTNDAPSSITRLIDMGVQPFLVASSVMAVMAQRLVRVVCGKCVEQYTPDPGELEYLGITSSQMEKAIFNRGKGCNTCSHTGFKGRKAVFELMMMNSAIREMTFRSEASQNIRRQAILHGMKSLAEDATDKALLGITTLSEAMKLAKGMDS, via the coding sequence ATGGCCGATGATTGGATGCAACAGTTAGTCGATGATGGATATCTTGGTCCCGCGCAGCTGGACGAAGCCTCCAGTCTGGCCAGTTCGATGGGGATTTCACCTGGGGAAGCGCTGGTCAAGCTGGGCTACGTGGGAGCCGAAGTGATCGCCCAGGCCCAGGCATCCATGTATGGTTATGAGTTTGTTGAACTGGAAGGTCTGGAAATTCCCCAGTCGGTGATCGAACTTGTGCCGGAGTCCATGGCCCGTGAAAACACGGTTATTCCAGTGGGGATGCGGGGGGATTCACTACAGATCGCCCTGCACGACCCGATGAAATACGAAGTTCTGGACAAGCTGCGGTTCATTATTAACCGCGATATCGATGTGGTGATGGCCCCTATCGAAGCGATTCAGGCCGCAATCAACCGGCATTACGGTCAAAGTGAGACTGAGTCGGTCGATACGATGCTGAAAGAGTTCACTGAAACTCAGATCGACATCACCGCGACCGAACTGGCGACGTCCACCAGTGTAGAAGAAGAGGACGAGAGTGCCCCCGTTATCCGTCTGGCTAACCTGATCATCAGTGAAGCGGTTAATATGCGGGCCAGTGATATTCATGTCGAGCCCTTCGAAGACCGGATCCGCATTCGATACCGGATCGATGGTTCGCTGATCGAGCGAGACAGCCCTCCCCGTCGTCTGCTCTCCGCCCTCGTCTCCCGTTTCAAGATTATGGCGAAAATGGATATCGCCGAAAAACGTCGTCCTCAGGACGGTCGTATCAAGACCACCATTTCCGGTAAGGACTACGACCTGCGTGTCAGTATTCTCCCTACCAACCATGGCCAGGCAGTGGTCATGCGTATTCTGGACCGGGACAACATTAAAGTGGGGATTCGAAACCTCGGTTTCTCGGAAGAGAACTACCGCCGCTTCCAGACGATCATTCGGCGCCCCAACGGCATCTTTCTCGTGACGGGTCCGACGGGGAGTGGGAAGACTACAACTTTGTATAGTGCCCTGGGTGAGCTGAACCGACCCGACCGGAAGATCATTACCGCCGAAGACCCGGTCGAATACTATCTGCCCGGTATCAATCAGGTGGAGGTGAAGCACAGTATCGGCCTGGACTTCTCCCGGATTATTCGTGCCATGTTGCGACAGGCCCCCAACGTGATCCTCGTGGGAGAAATTCGCGATGTGGAAACTGCTGAGATGGCAATTCAAGCATCTTTGACAGGACACTTGGTATTCAGTACGCTACATACGAACGACGCGCCCAGTTCTATTACACGTTTGATCGATATGGGTGTTCAGCCGTTCCTTGTCGCTTCTAGTGTGATGGCGGTCATGGCACAGCGTCTGGTGCGTGTTGTCTGTGGTAAATGTGTGGAGCAATACACACCCGATCCAGGGGAGCTGGAGTACCTTGGGATCACCTCCAGCCAGATGGAGAAAGCGATCTTCAATCGAGGCAAGGGTTGTAACACATGTTCACACACTGGCTTCAAGGGGCGTAAGGCGGTTTTTGAACTGATGATGATGAATTCCGCTATACGTGAGATGACTTTCCGCAGTGAGGCTTCACAGAACATTCGGCGGCAGGCCATCCTGCACGGGATGAAATCACTTGCAGAGGATGCTACTGATAAGGCCCTGCTGGGCATCACAACACTCTCGGAAGCAATGAAGCTGGCTAAGGGCATGGATTCTTAA